GCACCTCGGGCGGCCGTCACCCGGTCACGCCGTGGGGCAAGCCGACCAAGGGCAAGAAGACGCGGTCCAACAAGGCGACCGACAAGTTCATCATGCGCTCGCGCCATGCGCGCAAGAGCTAAGAAGAGGTAGCTGAAGTGACCCGTTCAGTCTGGAAAGGTCCGTTCATCGACGGCTATCTGCTGAAGAAGGCAGACAAGGTTCGTGAAGGCGGCCGCAACGAGGTGATCAAGATGTGGACCCGCCGGTCCACCATCCTGCCGCAGTTCGTCGGCCTCACCTTCGGCGTCTACAACGGCCAGAAGCACATTCCGGTCTCCGTCTCGGAAGAGATGGTCGGCCACAAGTTCGGTGAGTTCGCCCCGACCCGTACCTATTACGGTCATGGCGCGGACAAGAAGGCGAAGAGGAAGTAACGATGGGCAAGGCCAAAGCTCCGCGCAGGCTTGCTGACAACGAGGCGCGTGCGGTTCTCCGCACCATTCGTATCAGCCCGCAGAAGCTGAACCTGGTTGCCGCGATGATCCGTGGCAAGAAGGTCGCGAACGCGCTGAACGATCTGGAATTCTCGCAGAAGCGCATTTCCGGCACCGTCAAGAAGACGCTCGAGTCGGCGATCGCCAATGCCGAGAACAACCACGACCTCGACGTCGACGCGCTCGTCGTGGCCGAGGCCTATGTCGGCAAGTCGCTCGTCATGAAGCGTTTCCACGCTCGTGGTCGTGGCCGCGCCAGCCGCATCGAGAAGCCGTTTTCGCACCTCACGATCGTCGTTCGTGAGGTCGAGGAGAAAGGGGAGGCCGCCTGATGGGCCAGAAAATCAATCCGATCGGTCTCCGTCTCGGCATCAACCGCACCTGGGATTCGCGCTGGTACGCGAACACCGGCGAATACGGCAAGCTGCTGCATGAGGACATCAAGATCCGCGAGTACCTGAAGAAGGAGCTCAAGCAGGCTGCAGTGTCGAAGATCGTCATCGAGCGCCCGCACAAGAAGTGCCGCGTGACGATCCATGCTGCCCGTCCGGGTCTTATCATCGGCAAGAAGGGCGCCGACATCGAGAAGCTGCGCAAGAAGCTGACCGAGATGACGAAGTCCGAGACGCACCTGAACATCGTCGAGGTGCGCAAGCCGGAAATCGACGCCACGCTGGTCGCGCAGTCGATCGCCCAGCAGCTCGAGCGCCGCATCGCCTTTCGCCGCGCCATGAAGCGCGCCGTGCAGTCGGCCATGCGTCTCGGCGCCGAGGGCATCCGCATCAACTGCTCGGGTCGCCTGGGCGGCGCGGAAATCGCGCGCATGGAATGGTACCGTGAGGGTCGCGTGCCGCTGCATACGCTGCGCGCCGACGTCGACTACGGCACCGCCGAGGCGCAGACCGCCTACGGCACCTGCGGCGTCAAGGTATGGGTGTTCAAGGGCGAGATCCTGGAGCACGACCCGATGGCTTCCGAGCGTCGCGCGACTGAGGGCGAGGCCTCTGGCGGCGAGCGCAATCGCCGTCGCGAGAACGCCTGAGACATGGCGTGATCCCGAAAAGTGGAAGCCGGTTTTCGGACAAGATCACGTCGATAAAGGGATTTTGGAGTAAGAACGATGTTGCAGCCTAAGCGCACAAAGTTCCGCAAGCAGTTCAAGGGGCGCATCCACGGCAACGCCAAGGGTGGCACG
The window above is part of the Rhizobiaceae bacterium genome. Proteins encoded here:
- the rpsS gene encoding 30S ribosomal protein S19 translates to MTRSVWKGPFIDGYLLKKADKVREGGRNEVIKMWTRRSTILPQFVGLTFGVYNGQKHIPVSVSEEMVGHKFGEFAPTRTYYGHGADKKAKRK
- the rplV gene encoding 50S ribosomal protein L22 — its product is MGKAKAPRRLADNEARAVLRTIRISPQKLNLVAAMIRGKKVANALNDLEFSQKRISGTVKKTLESAIANAENNHDLDVDALVVAEAYVGKSLVMKRFHARGRGRASRIEKPFSHLTIVVREVEEKGEAA
- the rpsC gene encoding 30S ribosomal protein S3 encodes the protein MGQKINPIGLRLGINRTWDSRWYANTGEYGKLLHEDIKIREYLKKELKQAAVSKIVIERPHKKCRVTIHAARPGLIIGKKGADIEKLRKKLTEMTKSETHLNIVEVRKPEIDATLVAQSIAQQLERRIAFRRAMKRAVQSAMRLGAEGIRINCSGRLGGAEIARMEWYREGRVPLHTLRADVDYGTAEAQTAYGTCGVKVWVFKGEILEHDPMASERRATEGEASGGERNRRRENA